In one Leishmania braziliensis MHOM/BR/75/M2904 complete genome, chromosome 32 genomic region, the following are encoded:
- a CDS encoding putative sphingosine-1-phosphate phosphatase: MFVTTSVPSTHFAPPASAPDFTPVTSPPLPKTASMRGSTAHEGVSATVAHTGGGRNNINNGGTASGACHSRSSGAGPSPRGGGDPTGKGTASGETSPKPLSIVAEVLGREENKLPVLTVSSESLEKEASQGGHTVKSAVTISTTAMPPTAVSNAVPVALGTVRESLVQWRHPLRPVAFREWYISCYCNEQQVRWIEKIQHMCDLLQPLLVRYFQLWSLTGEAEFYTLLIPTMIWLGTPLSGVKISSLLCVGQYVTGTMKDFFCCPRPPCPPLQLHGKRDTHDKEYGFPSTHSCHSGVFSFFLYCELVYVFPNHAFLCCLAAVYYFANVSFSRIYLGMHWIGDVIGGYMVAFLTIVFHIAFLDRWEAYILERTDTPWWAYVLVYVTLHLLSMAHATPHDPCPCYIDSLRFTGAIVGSTLGFWSFYSIYGTLAARPKPDHLFDVVFSFNFLLQWVVCITIVLASKEFSSLTSGFVLKVVFKFVSGAYAARLPRPLQEPYLVMAKVIGLTTLGNERESQPNIPLTAHNSVRQHCSFNDGCLQDGKAATAACNRNKPSPCIDIEAAERPDGYLNSQQVWSLRTHRHWWLWDVHKRTVSYVVTGFVTSFVCQVLLREGFGVGHELADHTAHYLRPLLPSPE, translated from the coding sequence ATGTTTGTCACGACATCGGTGCCCAGCACCCACTTCGCTCCCCCTGCCTCTGCTCCGGACTTCACGCCGGTGACATCGCCGCCGTTACCTAAGACGGCATCGATGCGCGGGAGCACAGCTCACGAAGGCGTTTCTGCCACCGTCGCACAcactggcggtggcagaAATAACATTAACAATGGTGGCACCGCCAGTGGTGCGTGTcacagcaggagcagcggtgctggaccTTCTccacgcggcggcggcgacccAACCGGCAAAGGCACTGCTAGTGGAGAGACGAGCCCAAAGCCGCTGAGCATCGTAGCGGAAGTCCTCGGTAGAGAGGAGAACAAACTGCCTGTTCTCACGGTAAGCTCAGAAAGCCTTGAAAAGGAAGCTTCCCAAGGAGGCCACACTGTCAAGTCCGCAGTGACGATTTCCACGACCGCCATGCCTCCAACCGCAGTTTCAAAcgcggtgccggtggcgtTGGGAACGGTGCGCGAGAGCCTCGTGCAGTGGCGCCACCCACTGCGACCGGTTGCGTTTCGCGAGTGGTACATCTCCTGCTACTGTAACGAGCAGCAGGTGCGGTGGATCGAGAAGATTCAGCATATGTGCGatctgctgcagccgctgcttgTGCGGTACTTTCAGTTGTGGAGCCTCACTGGCGAGGCCGAGTTCTACACGCTGCTCATTCCGACGATGATTTGGCTTGGCACGCCGTTGAGTGGCGTGAAAATTTCCTCACTGCTATGCGTGGGACAGTACGTGACTGGGACCATGAAAGACTTTTTCTGCTGCCCACGTCCGCCATGCCCACCGCTTCAGCTGCACGGCAAGCGCGACACTCACGACAAGGAGTACGGATTCCCAAGCACCCACTCTTGTCATAGTGgcgtcttctccttctttctgTACTGTGAGCTGGTATACGTCTTCCCTAATCACGCTTTTCTGTGCTGTCTGGCAGCTGTCTACTACTTTGCGAACGTCAGCTTCTCGCGCATCTATCTGGGCATGCACTGGATCGGTGACGTGATCGGTGGCTACATGGTGGCCTTTCTTACTATCGTCTTTCACATCGCCTTCCTCGATCGATGGGAGGCCTACATCCTAGAGCGTACAGACACGCCGTGGTGGGCGTATGTACTGGTGTACGTCACCCTGCACCTGCTCTCCATGGCCCACGCCACCCCTCATGACCCGTGCCCGTGCTACATTGATAGTCTGCGCTTTACCGGTGCGATAGTGGGCTCGACACTTGGTTTCTGGAGTTTCTACTCGATCTACGGCACCCTGGCGGCACGCCCAAAGCCGGATCACCTGTTCGACGTAGTCTTCTCCTTCAACTTTCTGCTTCAGTGGGTCGTGTGCATCACCATCGTCTTAGCCAGCAAGGAGTTCTCGTCGCTCACTTCCGGTTTTGTACTGAAGGTGGTCTTCAAGTTCGTGTCGGGCGCGTACGCGGCGCGGTTGCCCAGACCCCTTCAGGAGCCCTACTTAGTTATGGCAAAGGTGATCGGGCTGACCACGCTTGGGAACGAGCGAGAGTCGCAGCCCAACATCCCTCTCACCGCTCACAATTCCGTCAGGCAGCACTGTAGCTTCAACGACGGCTGTCTCCAGGACGGAAaagccgccactgccgcctgcAACAGGAACAAGCCGAGCCCATGCATAGATATAGAAGCGGCTGAGAGACCGGACGGGTACTTGAACAGTCAGCAAGTATGGTCTCTCCGCACCCACCGTCACTGGTGGCTCTGGGATGTGCACAAGCGCACCGTTTCGTACGTAGTCACTGGCTTCGTGACCAGCTTTGTATGCCAGGTGCTTTTGCGGGAAGGGTTTGGGGTTGGCCACGAGCTTGCCGATCACACGGCACATTATCTGCGGCCGCTACTACCGTCGCCAGAGTGA
- a CDS encoding putative C-14 sterol reductase: MAKGSGAASKSVGNPLQPRTTTYEWGGPVGGFFMVLFLPTLVMALNSLCAGEQCGITQAMRLPALMTELVHGAWPMVPKAIGIELVWLAAHAVFSILPIGRLVHGGELRNGERLAYRMNAIHAFVISHVVLLGLHYTSIVNMAVVADLFHPLMIGAIFISFAMSVVLYAASFRRRNVLTALGGNSGNALYDFWIGRELNPRTGPLDWKLMCELRPGLIGWSIMNWAFVCKSVELGTVTPSIVLTALFESFYVLDGLLLEAGNLTMMDIVTDGFGFMLCFGDLAWLPFTYTLQTKYLVHHPAHLSPLHLCLCASLSVAGYVIFRGANTEKDRFRSNPKDPCVQHLHVMKTSKGKSLIISGYWGMCRHPNYVGDWLMALGWAAFSGTAELLPYFHPIYFGFLLMHRQLRDEKQMREKYGREDWNAFCRIVKYRLIPYLY, from the coding sequence ATGGCGAAAGGGAGCGGTGCCGCTTCCAAGTCAGTGGGGAATCCTCTGCAGCCCCGCACGACCACCTACGAGTGGGGCGGCCCGGTTGGTGGCTTCTTCATggttctcttcctccccacATTGGTTATGGCGCTGAACAGCCTCTGCGCTGGGGAGCAGTGCGGCATCACGCAGGCAATGCGGCTGCCTGCACTGATGACGGAGTTGGTGCATGGTGCGTGGCCGATGGTACCGAAGGCGATCGGCATTGAGCTTGTGTGGCTCGCTGCCCACGCTGTATTTTCTATCCTCCCTATTGGCAGGCTCGTCCACGGTGGCGAGCTCCGCAACGGCGAGCGACTTGCCTACCGCATGAACGCCATCCACGCCTTCGTCATCTCTCACGTGGTGCTTCTTGGCTTACACTACACCTCTATCGTGAACATGGCCGTTGTGGCCGACCTCTTCCACCCCCTCATGATCGGTGCCATTTTCATCTCCTTTGCTATGTCGGTCGTGCTGTACGCGGCATCGTTCCGCCGTCGCAACGTACTCACAGCTCTTGGTGGCAACAGCGGGAACGCCCTGTACGACTTTTGGATCGGCCGCGAGCTGAACCCGCGCACCGGTCCGCTGGACTGGAAGCTGATGTGTGAGCTGCGTCCTGGTCTCATTGGCTGGAGCATTATGAACTGGGCATTTGTCTGCAAGTCGGTCGAGCTGGGCACCGTGACGCCAAGCATCGTGCTTACCGCACTCTTCGAATCCTTCTACGTGCTGGAcggcctgctgctggaggcggGAAATCTCACCATGATGGACATTGTGACGGATGGCTTTGGGTTCATGCTGTGCTTTGGTGACCTTGCGTGGTTACCGTTCACGTACACGCTGCAGACAAAGTACCTCGTTCACCACCCCGCGCACCTCTCGCCCTTGCAtctgtgcctctgcgcctcCCTTTCTGTTGCCGGCTACGTAATCTTTCGTGGCGCCAACACGGAAAAGGACCGCTTCCGCAGCAACCCGAAAGACCCGTGTGTTCAGCACCTGCACGTCATGAAGACCTCCAAGGGTAAGTCTCTCATCATCTCCGGGTACTGGGGCATGTGCCGGCACCCAAACTACGTCGGTGACTGGCTGATGGCGCTCGGCTGGGCGGCGTTCAGCGGCaccgcggagctgctgccaTACTTCCATCCCATTTACTTTGGTTTCCTTCTCATGCACCGCCAGCTGCGTGATGAAAAACAGATGCGGGAGAAGTACGGTAGGGAAGACTGGAACGCGTTCTGCCGCATCGTCAAGTACCGGCTTATCCCGTACCTCTACTAG